A stretch of Castanea sativa cultivar Marrone di Chiusa Pesio chromosome 2, ASM4071231v1 DNA encodes these proteins:
- the LOC142625314 gene encoding protein FAR1-RELATED SEQUENCE 5-like: MMPSQWKVAATHAIEIDLANESGLRLKKSYELLSKQVGGYDNLGFTKQDHKNYLRTKRQRDMEHGETTSLGRYFSRQLKENPSYYFATQLDYEEVITNIFWADARMIIDYSRFGDVITFDTTYSTNRDARPLGVFLGLNHHRETVVYGGALLYDETIESFVWLFETFLEAMSEKKLITIFTDQDAAMLAAIKVVITKTYHALCSWHMWQNAEKHLAWNEMLDKYNVRENKWLIDLFNLKEKWAQAYFKRNFTAGMKTTQLSESFNADLKDCLHTDLNIVEFFTHFERVVNQKQDKELEAEYNFRHKFPRLKLKSSPMLNQVATVYTSTLFDLFQIEVEEVMTLSILEHNVSQTHSYVVGVFNKYGKYEVMWNPLDETLSCSCKKFESFGILCRHGLKVLGVLDIKLIPNRYIMKGWRRDAKDGSGKNCTTHNIKPDIRLEYVDWYRDLCSKYIQLVNEEIYAHDIMAQKKTEDISSGNITSFTQLLMGNGEDLDPSLGAYQVKKAYDLIVRDSGVSALPLWHLIWKVQVPSKFCNLVWRLLHDSLPTFSTLRSRGIPMSITCPLCDEAKEKTSHLFLFCSFSRATWHGTSLVVHTFDLGNSSIQQWIERLLQIHKGLELDNMSYLQGIFTTLWSIWTHGNLVVHEGKHPNPLEVVLTTQSLSCRFKEAFSSCSAATCRPLD; the protein is encoded by the exons ATGATGCCATCACAATGGAAAGTGGCTGCAACTCATGCTATTGAAATTGATTTGGCAAATGAATCGGGATTAAGATTAAAGAAATCTTATGAGCTTCTTAGTAAGCAAGTTGGTGGATATGATAATCTTGGTTTTACCAAGCAAGATCATAAAAACTATTTACGCACTAAGCGACAGAGAGACATGGAGCATGGGGAAACTACTAGCTTGGGAAGATATTTCAGTCGTCAACTTAAGGAAAATCCTTCATATTATTTCGCTACTCAGTTGGACTATGAAGAGGTGATTACTAATATCTTTTGGGCTGATGCAAGAATGATCATTGACTATAGCCGCTTCGGTGATGTAATAACATTTGATACAACGTATAGTACAAATAGAGATGCAAGGCCACTTGGAGTATTTTTGGGTCTCAATCACCATAGAGAAACTGTTGTATATGGAGGTGCACTTTTATATGATGAAACAATTGAATCTTTTGTATGGTTATTTGAGACCTTCTTAGAAGCAATGTCTGAAAAGAAGCTAATCACTATTTTCACAGATCAAGATGCAGCAATGTTAGCTGCAATAAAAGTAGTCATAACTAAGACATATCATGCATTGTGTAGTTGGCATATGTGGCAGAATGCTGAGAAACACTTGG CTTGGAATGAAATGCTGGATAAGTACAATGTTCGTGAAAATAAATGGCTAATTGATCTATTTAACTTGAAGGAAAAATGGGCCCAAGCATATTTCAAGAGAAATTTCACAGCAGGAATGAAGACAACCCAACTTAGTGAGAGTTTCAATGCTGACTTGAAGGATTGCTTGCATACTGATCTCAATATAGTAGAGTTTTTCACTCATTTTGAAAGAGTTGTCAATCAAAAGCAAGATAAGGAATTAGAAGCAGAATACAACTTTAGACATAAATTTCCAAGATTGAAGCTCAAAAGCTCTCCTATGCTTAACCAAGTAGCAACAGTGTACACGTCTAcgttgtttgatttatttcagaTAGAAGTTGAAGAGGTAATGACACTTTCCATCCTAGAACACAATGTGAGTCAAACACATAGTTATGTGGTTGGAGTTTTCAATAAATATGGAAAATATGAAGTCATGTGGAATCCATTAGATGAGACTCTATCTTGTAGTTGCAAAAAGTTTGAGTCATTTGGTATTTTATGTAGGCATGGTTTGAAAGTTCTTGGTGTATTGGATATCAAGTTGATTCCTAATAGATATATCATGAAGGGGTGGAGAAGAGATGCAAAAGATGGAAGCGGAAAAAATTGCACAACACATAACATTAAGCCGGATATTCGACTGGAATATGTAGATTGGTATCGGGATTTATGttcaaaatatattcaattggTGAATGAG GAAATATATGCACATGACATCATGGCACAAAAGAAAACTGAGGACATATCTTCTGGAAATATTACTAGTTTTACACAACTTTTAATG GGAAATGGAGAGGATTTGGATCCCTCATTAGGGGCTTACCAGGTTAAGAAAGCCTATGACCTTATTGTTAGGGACTCGGGTGTTTCTGCTCTACCATTGTGGCATCTAATTTGGAAGGTGCAAGTACcttcaaaattttgtaacttGGTATGGAGGCTCTTACATGACAGCTTGCCTACATTCTCTACCCTTAGGAGTAGAGGGATTCCTATGTCAATCACATGCCCTCTCTGTGATGAAGCTAAAGAAAAAACTTcccatctttttttgttttgttcttttagcAGAGCTACTTGGCATGGCACCTCACTGGTTGTGCATACTTTTGATTTAGGGAATAGTTCCATACAACAATGGATTGAAAGGTTGCTTCAGATTCATAAAGGTCTTGAATTAGATAATATGAGCTACTTGCAGGGAATATTCACAACTCTTTGGAGCATATGGACTCATGGGAATTTAGTTGTTCATGAAGGGAAACATCCAAATCCTCTAGAAGTTGTTCTAACAACTCAGTCTCTTAGTTGCAGGTTTAAGGAAGCTTTCTCTAGTTGTAGTGCAGCAACTTGTAGACCATTAGACTAG